The genomic segment TGGCTGCCAATGTATCTGCTGTCTCCCCCGATTGGCTGACGGCAATCGTAAGCGTATTCGGTTGAAAGAGTGGGCGACGGTAACGAAACTCCGACGCTACATCTACTTCTACCGGAATCTGTGCCAGTCGCTCGATCACATGCTTGCCGATCAAGCCCGCATGATAAGCGGTACCGCATGCGACAATGTAGATTTTCTCCACACGCTTGGCACTCGCTTCTGATAACTGAAGATTAGGAAAAATAACCTTTTGCTCTCCAGCATCGATTCGGCCTGTCATTGTATTGCGCAGGGCACGCGGCTGCTCGTAAATTTCCTTTTGCATATAGTGCGCAAAGCCGTCTTTTTCCGCTTGCTCCTTGTCCCACTCAATCCGCACCAGCTCTCGCTCGATTGGCTCCGTCGTATCCAGACGCATGACGTGAACAGAATCTTTGGTCAGGATCGCCAGGTCTCCGTCTTCCAAAACGTACACATCACGCGTATGCTCCAGGATCGCCGGGATATCAGAACCGATGAAATTCTCATTCTCCCCTACCCCAATAATCAACGGGCTCGCCATACGAACTGCAATCAGCTTGTCAGGCTCATGTTCCGTCATCACGCCGAGGGCAAATGCACCGCGAATTTTGCCGGCCACCTTCTGCACTGCCGTAACCAGGTTGTTGTCGTATTCCTGCGCCAAAAGGTGCACGATGACCTCCGTGTCCGTCTCCGAAGTAAACGTCACGCCTTTTTCGGTCAACTCCTGCTTGAGATCCAGATAGTTTTCGATAATGCCGTTATGCACGATCGAGAACTTGCCGGATTGATCAAAATGAGGATGAGAGTTTTCGTCAGACGGTCGTCCGTGTGTCGCCCAGCGCGTATGACCGATGCCGATGGAGCCCTGTAAGCCGGACTTTTGGGTTTGGCTCTCCAGTACGTCAATTCTGCCTTTTGCCTTGCGAATGCCGATGGTTGCTCCGTCACAAATCGCAATGCCAGCTGAATCGTAGCCTCTGTATTCCAGCTTTCGCAGCCCATTGATTAGAATCGGCTGCGCTTCCCTATTCCCGATATATCCCATAATTCCGCACATGTCTTCGGTTCCTCCCTTGTTGCGTAAAGTGTTCGGACTTTATATTATGCGAGCAAGCTGACGACTTCCTTCTCCTGTCTGATAGCGACAGAGGTTCCGATGCGATACACATTCGGATTCGTGATGCCCTCAAACGCATTGCGTGTATCGATAATGGCCACGCCCAAATCGGCCAGCTCCTGATAGGCAAAGCATTGGTGATTCGTAATGAGCACCATGCAATCGTAAGTCTTGAATGCCTCGTAGTCATTGTCGATGGAATGGACGATCTCGCCTTTTTTGTTCACAAAGCTCTGCGCATACGGGTCGTAATAGTCGACTGTTGCTCCGCTATTGGTGAACAGCTCGTAAATCTCCAGCCCAGGTGATTCCCGCAAGTCATCGACTTCCGGCTTGTAGGCCATGCCGAGAATCAAGATGCGCGAGCTGTTGATTGCTTTGGCGTAAATGTTGAGCACCTGTGCTGTCTTATTTCGCACATAGTCCGGCATGTTGTCGTTAATCGATTGGGCAATCTCAATAAATTGGCTGTGAAAACGAAAGCCCTTGGCCTTCCACGACAAATACATCGGATCGAGCGGTATGCAATGCCCACCGATTCCGGGTCCCGGGTAAAACGGCATGAACCCGAAAGGCTTGGTCGATGCGGCCTTGATTACTTCCCAAACATTGATGCCCATTCTGTCGCACATCATCGCCATCTCATTCATGAAGGCAATATTGACGCTGCGGAAGGTGTTTTCCAAAAGCTTGGACATCTCCGCCACCTTTGGCGAGGAGACTGGTACGACGGTTTTGACCAGGTTGCCGTACAAGAGTGTCCCTAACTCCATGCAACGCTCTGTCGTCCCGCCGATCACCTTTGGCGTATTGTACGTACTGTATTTGCGATTGCCCGGGTCGACCCTCTCTGGCGAGTAGCAGAGGAAAAAGTCAATGCCAGCCCGATAGCCCAGCTTTTCAAATTCGCGCTGGATCAGCTCCTCCGTCGTTCCCGGATAGGTTGTGCTCTCCAGCGTAATGAGCATTCCTCTTTTCATGAATCGCTTGATTTGCTCGACGACGTTTGTAATGTAAGAGGTGTCCGGGTCCTGATTGGGACTGAGTGGCGTCGGAACGCAAATGCTAATCGCATCCAGCTCCTCGATGACGCTATAATCAGTCGTCGGAAAAAAGCGGTTGGTCGCGAGGCATTCCTGCAAGGTATCATTAGAAATATCCTGGACGTAAGACTCTCCTCTTTTCAGGCTCTCGATTTTTCCGCCATGCAGATCGATTCCGATTACGGTATAACCGCTCTTGATCGTCTCTACTGCAAGCGGCAGACCTACATACCCAAGCCCAATGACACCCACTCTCGCTGTCTTTCGTTGAATCTTCTGTTGCAGTTCCTCGTATCTCGCCATCCTCGGTTCTCTCCCTTTCTCTTTCTAGAATTATGAAATCAGCCTTTTCACCCTGGCTTCCAATTCAACCGGGGAAAATGGTTTGGTAATGTAGTCAGATGCTCCCATCGCAAACGATTTTTGCACATCTTCTTCCAGACGTTTGTCTGTGAGCACCATAATCTTGCTCATGGAAGCGCTGATATGCTTGATTTTTTCCATGAGCTGGTATCCATTGAGGATAGGGAGATTCAGGTCGGTAATCACAAGATCAGGGGCGACCTCCTGATATTTTTCCATGCCATCCATCCCGTCATTGGCTACCGTAACGAGATACCCTTTGCGCTGAAAGTAGATGCTCAAAAACTCGTTGACAGTCTCATCATGGTTAACCAGCAAAATACTTGCCGGCTCCTCTTTTTGAGCGGGATTCTGCTCGTAAATCTTGATCTCCCCATGAGCGCCTGGCTCTCTCATCTCTTGGATCATCCGCATCAGCATTTGCCCGGACGAGCGCGAGCTTTCGGGAAAACTCGCAATCAAGAGGCTGCCCGCAAGCAATTTGTGCTCTTGCAAATAGTCTTTTACACGCAAAGCATAAAAATGGGTGTTCGAAAGCTTCTGACCCTCAAGCAGTATTCCGAAGAGCTGCTTGTTTTTGTCATAGGCGTAGTGTAAATCAATCTCGGAGCCGTCTCCTGAACGAGTGCCCAGGTCTTGCTTGATCAGCTCCATCGACTCTTTCGTGAGGGTTTTGCAAGCCACCAGAATAACCCCACACGCCAATTGTTTCTCTTCCATCTTGCTCAGATGCTCGTAAAAAACAGGTACGAGATTACTCATGATCTAGCCTCCAAACTTGAAATGTTTTCGCTGCCCTTCGTCTGCCAGCTCGTCCGCGTCATCGTTCCCCAGGAGTTGTTGTTGCGCAAATATTCAATATGACCGAGGAATCTCCAGATGACGCCGATTTGCCGATAGCCAAAGAACATCAGAATCGTATAGAAAAGCATTTTGACGATGTCCTGAAAACGCGGATACCGTCGAAACGCGATTTCCTCCAGCAATAAGGAGCCAATGCCAAGCAGCACGCCATACAGCACATTGAGCAAACCGTAAATCAAGAGAACGTAGCCGCTGGTCATATCCAGCAAGGTGTAACCGATGAGAGCCAAGAGACCCGTGATGCGAAAGTACGGATTCAAGGTTTCAAACAAGATATTGAACGGTAGCGTGAGCATCCCGAACAGCTTGTACTTGGGGCGAAACGCCATGTGTCTGCCGTACTCAATCATGTTTTTCAGATTGCCGCGTCCCCATCTGCGCCGTTGACTGCCCAAAATTTTGAGTGTATCCGGCGCTTGCGTCCAGCAGACCGCATCAGGGCAAAATGCCACTCGGTACGGCAGCTTGTTTTCTAACATGTACTTGTGCAGCTTGATGATGATGTTCATGTCTTCACCCGGATACCCCTCGCGATAACCGCCTACCTTGATGATGTAATCCTTGCGAAAAACACCGAATGCGCCAGAGACGATAATTAAACCGTTGATCGCGCTCCAGCCGATCCGTCCCCCGAGAAACGCCTTGAGGTATTCGACGGATTGCATCATCGGCAAAAACTTGTCTGGCAAACGAATGTCTTTCACGACACCGTCTTCGATCTTGCAGCCGTTGGCAATGCGGATATCTCCGCCGATGGCAACTGTTTCATCCGGGTTTTCCATATACACCTTCGCAATGCGGATCAGCGCG from the Brevibacillus brevis genome contains:
- the glmS gene encoding glutamine--fructose-6-phosphate transaminase (isomerizing), which encodes MCGIMGYIGNREAQPILINGLRKLEYRGYDSAGIAICDGATIGIRKAKGRIDVLESQTQKSGLQGSIGIGHTRWATHGRPSDENSHPHFDQSGKFSIVHNGIIENYLDLKQELTEKGVTFTSETDTEVIVHLLAQEYDNNLVTAVQKVAGKIRGAFALGVMTEHEPDKLIAVRMASPLIIGVGENENFIGSDIPAILEHTRDVYVLEDGDLAILTKDSVHVMRLDTTEPIERELVRIEWDKEQAEKDGFAHYMQKEIYEQPRALRNTMTGRIDAGEQKVIFPNLQLSEASAKRVEKIYIVACGTAYHAGLIGKHVIERLAQIPVEVDVASEFRYRRPLFQPNTLTIAVSQSGETADTLAAMREAKRNGSAVLAITNVVGSSIAREADDVITTNAGPEIAVASTKAYTSQLIAFYLLGIYLAQAKGTLDAGTRASLLHQLTALPDQVEHILAHADEIRHFAESIKDEQHLFFIGRGLDHAVSMEGSLKLKEISYIHSEAYAAGELKHGTLALIEEGTRVIALATQDELHEKMISNITEVKARGANVLGITLDGHVELHRSVDDVCLIPQTDALFTPVLGVIPLQLISYYTSVALGNDVDRPRNLAKSVTVE
- a CDS encoding nucleotide sugar dehydrogenase, with translation MARYEELQQKIQRKTARVGVIGLGYVGLPLAVETIKSGYTVIGIDLHGGKIESLKRGESYVQDISNDTLQECLATNRFFPTTDYSVIEELDAISICVPTPLSPNQDPDTSYITNVVEQIKRFMKRGMLITLESTTYPGTTEELIQREFEKLGYRAGIDFFLCYSPERVDPGNRKYSTYNTPKVIGGTTERCMELGTLLYGNLVKTVVPVSSPKVAEMSKLLENTFRSVNIAFMNEMAMMCDRMGINVWEVIKAASTKPFGFMPFYPGPGIGGHCIPLDPMYLSWKAKGFRFHSQFIEIAQSINDNMPDYVRNKTAQVLNIYAKAINSSRILILGMAYKPEVDDLRESPGLEIYELFTNSGATVDYYDPYAQSFVNKKGEIVHSIDNDYEAFKTYDCMVLITNHQCFAYQELADLGVAIIDTRNAFEGITNPNVYRIGTSVAIRQEKEVVSLLA
- a CDS encoding response regulator transcription factor, yielding MSNLVPVFYEHLSKMEEKQLACGVILVACKTLTKESMELIKQDLGTRSGDGSEIDLHYAYDKNKQLFGILLEGQKLSNTHFYALRVKDYLQEHKLLAGSLLIASFPESSRSSGQMLMRMIQEMREPGAHGEIKIYEQNPAQKEEPASILLVNHDETVNEFLSIYFQRKGYLVTVANDGMDGMEKYQEVAPDLVITDLNLPILNGYQLMEKIKHISASMSKIMVLTDKRLEEDVQKSFAMGASDYITKPFSPVELEARVKRLIS
- a CDS encoding glycosyltransferase family 2 protein; its protein translation is MRDFLLYYGVFAVYYVIAINSLYFIIMLFSFKSIMGILKSSIYSRFQTLSGSEHVPPISILVPAYNEELTIIENVRSLLSLNYPRYEVLVVNDGSKDATLQVLINEFSLVYSEHMPVQPLLHTSKIRGVYHNPAFPNLYLIDKENGGKADSLNAGINLSHYPLIASIDADSLLEKDALIRIAKVYMENPDETVAIGGDIRIANGCKIEDGVVKDIRLPDKFLPMMQSVEYLKAFLGGRIGWSAINGLIIVSGAFGVFRKDYIIKVGGYREGYPGEDMNIIIKLHKYMLENKLPYRVAFCPDAVCWTQAPDTLKILGSQRRRWGRGNLKNMIEYGRHMAFRPKYKLFGMLTLPFNILFETLNPYFRITGLLALIGYTLLDMTSGYVLLIYGLLNVLYGVLLGIGSLLLEEIAFRRYPRFQDIVKMLFYTILMFFGYRQIGVIWRFLGHIEYLRNNNSWGTMTRTSWQTKGSENISSLEARS